A window of Procambarus clarkii isolate CNS0578487 chromosome 69, FALCON_Pclarkii_2.0, whole genome shotgun sequence contains these coding sequences:
- the LOC138355922 gene encoding tripartite motif-containing protein 59-like, translating into MMDNKPEECSVCFNDYDENQLRPRTLPCGHTFCCHCIDNAIKNGKLTCPSCRAEHAATASTQFPINYAVEAFVRKLKNTQLTTEEVVPAKPYEGPARGISKTLRSMVQEQMSSISRLIISCEEVLSQLGDWKTHHLQLQDRLYALVEQNKSAMKLLELEDTSVEDMATQGEEGKTQLQAMLGNLDTVNTPQEVGTTIDTADEYKMKVEDWVRKCQELFPDVKTVHTSVKVQETISEALEMMTTETGATADPLHLGDSASSIMNKVLEIAGEIPQKQLTVSFLFSLVVHITRY; encoded by the exons gataacaagccagaggaatgttcagtgtgttttaacgatTATGACGAAAATCAGCTACGACCTCGCACACTGCCatgtggccacacattctgctgccattgtattgacaatgctatcaagaatggtaagctgacctgccccagctgccgtgccgagcacgctgccacagcctctactcagttcccaattaaCTATGCTGTGGAGGCTTTTGTTAGGAAACTAAAAAATACCCAGCTaacaactgaggaagtagtgccaGCAAAACCTTATGAAGGTCCCGCCAGAGGCATCAGTAAGACATTACGTTCCATGGTGCAGGAGCAGATGAGCAGCATCAGCCGCCTCATTattagctgtgaagaggtactgtcccagctgggggactggaagactcatcacctccagctccaggacagactctatgctctggtagagcagaataAGTCAGCAATGAaactcttggaactggaggataccagtgtggaaGATATggcaacacaaggagaggaagggaagactcagctgcaggccatgttggggaacctcgacacagtcaacactccacaggaggttggcacaaccatagacacagctgatgagtacaagatgaaggtagaagattgggtccggaagtgccaggaacttttcccagatgtcaagactgtccacacctcagtgaag gtgcaggagaccatcagcgaggccctggagatgatgaccacagagacaggtgccacagctgaccccttacacctgggagactcagcctccagcatcatgaataaagttcTGGAAATCGCTGGAGAGATcccccagaagcaattaacagtaagttttttattttctctcgtggttcatatcacaagatattga